A DNA window from Solanum lycopersicum chromosome 3, SLM_r2.1 contains the following coding sequences:
- the LOC112941086 gene encoding 14 kDa proline-rich protein DC2.15-like has protein sequence MASKNQASITLFLSLNLLFFALVSADCSTDILKFGACANILNDLVGVIIGTTPTSSCCSLIDGLVDLDAAVCLCTALKADVLGINLDISLSLNILLNVCGKKYPTGYTC, from the coding sequence ATGGCTTCCAAAAATCAGGCCTCTATTACCCTTTTCTTATCACTTAATCTCCTCTTCTTTGCTCTTGTAAGTGCAGACTGTTCAActgatattttgaaatttggggCATGTGCTAATATACTTAATGATTTGGTGGGTGTAATTATCGGGACTACTCCAACTTCGTCATGCTGCAGTTTGATTGACGGACTGGTGGACCTAGACGCCGCGGTTTGCTTGTGCACAGCCCTAAAAGCAGATGTGCTGGGAATTAATTTGGATATATCACTCTCTCTAAACATCCTTCTCAACGTCTGTGGAAAAAAATATCCTACTGGTTACACTTGttga